GCTCGCCCTGGTATTAGAAATCCTCCTGGAACGGAATTGGCCCATGATCGCGGCAAAGAAGCTGCTAAAGGATACAATTATGATGATTCCAAATTAAAGACCAAGGAGCTTCACGATCTTCAACATCGAACTGAAAAGAAATTAAGAGACTCAAATTAATATTATATGCCGTCAAAAAAAGAAATTGAATCGGTTCTTCAACAGGATACGAAAACCCGCTTTGAATATGCTATTAAACGAATAGCAGGCAATGAGGAAGTATGGGTTGCTGAATATAATAATGAATTTTTATTAATGGGAGATGATGAAGATAATGAGGTTTTCCCATTATGGCCCCATGAAGAATATGTCCAGGTATTTTGCGATAATGGGAGACCTGATTATAAGCCCACCTCTATAACATTAGATGATTTTATTGAGTTGTATATTCCTGATTGTGAAAAGAAGAATCAAAAGATTGGTGTAATGCCAATGCCTAATGGTGCATCCGTGGTAGTTGATGTTGATATTTTTATGCAAGCGATTAACGCCGAACTAGATAAATACTTATAGGGAAATATTAATGATAGAAAAAAGGTGATATTTAAGGAATAAATAACAAAGGCGGCTCAATTGAGCTGCCTTTTAACATGACAGGGTTTTATCATGATAAATCAAAAGGAAATTAATAAAAGATGAGCCTAAATCAAAGCAATAATACTGATGTCAAAATTAAGTTAGTATATAAAGATTTTGATGGTAATATAAAAATTGAGAGTGTATGGGCAGAAAAAGTAGGAGACTATTATAAAATCCTCAATGTTCCCTTCTTTGCAGGTAATATTGCATATGGAGATATAGTAAGTATCGATGAAGAAGAAGGAGAAATGTATTTTGATGAATTGATTGAGCCTTCAGGTCATAGTACAATACAGATGATTATTTATGATAAGAATGGTGTAAGTAGAATCGGTGAGGAATTGGTGGCTTTAGGGTGTGATTGGGAGGGTAGTCATCTTGAAGGTTATATATCAGTAGATGTTCCTGCTACTATATCCTACATTCCCATTAAAGAGTATTTGGAACAGGGGAAATTGAAAAATTTGTGGGATTATAAAGAGGCATGCCTGGCTCATTCATAGTTGTTCGGGAATCACTATTCGATTATTAAAGTTAAGAAGGATATAATTTAATCTAAAGAAAGTACTGATTACAATAGAAGTAATCCTGTTACTATACAGGGAACTTTAACCTCTGCGACTTCGTTAGTTAATCTAGTCAAACCAATAAAAAATGTTGAAGAAGAGTGGCAAGGAAATTTACTTAAGCCTCCAAAAGGAAAGGGGAGCGTTCCTAAAGATCAAAGAGATCCCAAAAGAAATGTGACTGAAAAAGAGAAAGCCCAAATTTATGAAGAACAGAAAGGAGGGTGTGCAAATTGTGACGCAAAAACAGAGAAGAAAGATATGGAATTTCATCATGTTAAACGACACGCAGATGGAGCTAGATCAACTCCTGAGGAAGTAAAAGCAGTTTGTAAACCATGTCATGTTAAATTGCATAGCTAATGAATAAAGAAATATTTATCCAGAGCATAAGATCTGGCATTGAAAAATTTGGATATCACATAACTTATGTTATGCCCGATATTAGTCCTGGATTCGCTTATACAATTGGTCTAAGTGAGAAGTATAATTTTGAATTACTATTTGCCGGAGGGGTATTTTACATGCGAGAAGAAGTCGATAATCTCCTAAAGGGAATTTCTGTTAAATTAATTGAGAGAGAGGGTAAAAATTTCGATCCTATTACTCTTGATGGTTTGGGTGAATTTTCTCTTTCCCTGATTGACAAATCTTGGAGTAAATTATTGATGTTAGGTGTATATGATTATTATAAGACAGAAAAGGTTTATGCTTTTCAGATTATTCCGGATAAGAAACATTATACACTGGATATCCCTGATATGACTCAGGAATTTAGCACTAAAAATGAACCTGTATGGCAATGGATCGTCAAGGAATGGGAATATAATGTGCCTAAAGAGTCAAAGGTTGGTACCGACATATATTTTTTACAAGGGGAACCTCTCACAGAAATTGCGAGGTGGGAAGACAATTATTGGGAAATGTACCACCTCGATGGAGAAGAGGTTGAAAAAAAAGATATACGGATTGTTTCATTAGGAACCGTATTTGCAATAGATCCTTCAATTCTTCCGGCTTTTGAGCTCCCCTTAACAAAGGGATTGTTACGAGATAATTTTGAAGATCCCTGGAGAAAATGGAAATGGTAATTCTAAATTCTGAATAACAGAAATTTAAACCCTTTAGAGATTTATGTTTAAATAAAAACTATAATGGTATCTGAAATTTAGACCGGTAATTAAGATTGCAAAAAACATCTTAAATTGCCAAAAGAATAACAGAGCAGAGAAGAAGAAAATTCACTGGAGACTTCAAAGCGAAAGTGGTTATGGAAGCCTTAAAAGAGCGTAGTACAGTTGAAGAACTAGCTAAGAAGTATGATTTGCATCCCACGCAAATCAATACGTGGAACCGAGAGGCAGCAGCGAAGCTAGCAACATACAGCAACCTCATTATTGGTCGGGGTCTGTTTGAAGATCGTATTGTGGAAATGCAGCAACTAATGAAGCTAATACCGGAGATCCTAAAAAGACGAGGAAAATAGTTGAAGATGATTTCATTGTAGGAGACGGTGTCCCAATGTTGTAATTATCTACCACATTGTTGCAGTATGTAATTCCTCTTATCTAGTCTTTCCTATTTCCTCAATTAACGAAATGTTAACCGTCTGGGTTAAATGAACGACTTATATTTGGTTTACCGGTGTCTTTAAAGTTAACAAATTACGAAAGCAAATTGAGCCGACCAGAAGATCGGTTTCTAGAAACTAAAAAAGAGAAGGCAGCATTGTCTTCTCTTTTTAGTTGAATCTTTGGCATTGCCTTCGACCAGGTCCTTTCCCCTCAATCTCTCTTTCGCCAAGGATTTCCGGTTCAATTCCTAATGCGCTACTTGAAATGCCGATTGATAGATCGGAGTTTCAACTGGATTCATGATCAGCAAATCTCATGTAATTACCCAATAGCACGGACCACCAAATCTGCGTACAGGATTTGTCAGGTATGCGTCAATGTCAACCAGAAAAATTGGAGGAGCTAAAGCGCATTGCTGTTAATGAAGAATGGGCTAATTTTCTCATAGAGGGAGTTGCTAGTAATTTAAGATTACTGTTAAAGACTATTGAAATCGGGAAAGAAATCGTCAAGACGAACCATCCAGCCCAAAAACTAATTTCACCTAATAAACCAACATTTAAAATAGCGAACGGGATGTTCAGGTCTGTGGCATTGAAGGAACCCAATCATGCCAAAGTATACTGATGGGCTTTTTCGCTAATAGAACACTTACGGGTAGCTAGGTTATTATCCTGCCGAAGGAAATACAATGCGCATTACAC
This window of the Chitinophaga sancti genome carries:
- a CDS encoding DUF2750 domain-containing protein, producing the protein MPSKKEIESVLQQDTKTRFEYAIKRIAGNEEVWVAEYNNEFLLMGDDEDNEVFPLWPHEEYVQVFCDNGRPDYKPTSITLDDFIELYIPDCEKKNQKIGVMPMPNGASVVVDVDIFMQAINAELDKYL
- a CDS encoding DUF4265 domain-containing protein codes for the protein MSLNQSNNTDVKIKLVYKDFDGNIKIESVWAEKVGDYYKILNVPFFAGNIAYGDIVSIDEEEGEMYFDELIEPSGHSTIQMIIYDKNGVSRIGEELVALGCDWEGSHLEGYISVDVPATISYIPIKEYLEQGKLKNLWDYKEACLAHS
- a CDS encoding HNH endonuclease; the encoded protein is MEFHHVKRHADGARSTPEEVKAVCKPCHVKLHS
- a CDS encoding DUF4262 domain-containing protein, producing MNKEIFIQSIRSGIEKFGYHITYVMPDISPGFAYTIGLSEKYNFELLFAGGVFYMREEVDNLLKGISVKLIEREGKNFDPITLDGLGEFSLSLIDKSWSKLLMLGVYDYYKTEKVYAFQIIPDKKHYTLDIPDMTQEFSTKNEPVWQWIVKEWEYNVPKESKVGTDIYFLQGEPLTEIARWEDNYWEMYHLDGEEVEKKDIRIVSLGTVFAIDPSILPAFELPLTKGLLRDNFEDPWRKWKW